From Sporosarcina sp. FSL K6-3457:
CCCCTTATTGCAGGGACTGCTGGGAATAGTGGAACGCAGGCGCTTGCGGTTGCTGTACGCGGTATTGCGACAGGCGATGTAGAGGATGAAAGTAAATTTAAGTTACTGCTGCGCGAGGCAGGAACAGGACTTATGACAGGATTTACTTGTGCGGTATTCGTGGTTGGGCTCATTTATGTTTGGAAGCATGAATTCCTTATTGGCTTGTTAGTTGGAGCAGCCATTTTTGTTTCGATTTTTGTCGCAACAATTTCAGGATCGTTCATTCCACTGCTCATGCATAAAATGAAAATTGACCCTGCTGTCGCATCAGGTCCTTTTATCACGACATTGAATGATATTATTAGTGTTATTATATATCTTGGTCTTGCAACGGTTTTCATCAGCGATTTGTAGATTGCTGATGAAAATCGTTTTTTTTTGAAGGTTATTTTCTATGAACATCAATAAACTGGGCGCATATACTAAAGAAAAAAGGATGTGCTGATCATTTTACGAAATGAGCCGTTATTATTCGTTCAGGGGCCACCCGTCTTTATTAAAGTTGCTCTTAAGCATGAGGAAAGCACGTCGGTTTTCGTACTAAGTGGGGAAGAGTCGGAGATAGCTAGTGAAGTGGAAGTAGAGCAGGAGCAAGCGGAATCTGTGAAAGTTGCCGAGCCATCTGTAATGAGAAGGATTATGTATCTTGGAACACCGTTTTCCAGGCAGGTCTATCGCCCGTTACAGTTTGTGTTAGCTGATGAAACACTTACGGGTACGATTGAAAAGATTGAAGGAGAAACGGTTGTTATTGGCATGGGGGAGGATGGAACGGAATTGGTTTCAGTAGAAATGGCTAAAATCGATGAAATACTTTGGCGAGGCGATCCATTTGTCGAAGACTAAAGATGACGGCAGGGCAGAAACTTCTGTCCTGTCTTTAGTAGTTTGACTCGAAAATTATAAAAATTGTCCAACCGGTATAGATTGGTTGGACAGTTTGGGCATTGCAGGCTAAATCAATCGCGCCCTGGCGTAATTGCGTCCAAATTTCGAATTGCGCCCGCAGGATGCGGGTATGCAGTGGAGAGGGATGTAGTTCAATCCCTCTTTATTGCGACAGGACGTCGCGTACTTAGACTGCCTGCAATTAACTCCCTTCAAAATTTGTGACATCCGCCGGAAGCTTAATTTAAAACAGCAGGGGGTTTCTGCTGATTTAAATTAATCAATTAATCCTCGTCACATTCGATGAATACGTCTCTTACGCATTGAATTGCGCAGAAGCATTTTAAGTCGACCGTCACACATGAGCCTGTCGCTTCAAAGCGTTCTACTTCACACATTGCGTTAAAATCGAGCTTACCATGTTTGAATAAATTTACTCTGTTACCCTGTCTGTCACGTGGTTCAAGAACTTGTAAAGTTGCACAGCAGTTGTCAAATACATTTTGTACTCTAAAGAAGACAGAGAAGCAGCTAGCGCAATCATTTCCTTGCTCATTAGAATTATTACGTCTTCTTCTTTGATTGAACATTGCTTTGAAGGGATCGCCCTCATCGTTCATCAGCATGAATACCCGTGTATTGGCTCGTTGTCGTGAAGGACTTACAAGGCTACCAAGTGGGGTTAAGAAGCAGTCAGTTCTACAATCGTCACAATCTCGGTCATCTCGAATATCCTGTATCCGTCGAATCGCTCGGACAACCTCACAAATACAGTTATCATGGCGACGAACATCCGCCACATCATCATTTCTTCCACATCCCATTAATTCCACCTCCTTCTTTCAATTCTTTATACTTTATGCGCTGAAGTTCGTCGTGTTAGGGCGGACGAACCGGTTATGAATAAAGTTCAGATTGAAAAGGCATACTGTGAAGAAAATGGAGGGGATGTATATCCGAAAACTGGGACTGGTGATAGTTGCGCTAGTGATGCTAACAGGATGTGCAGAAAATGGCATTCAGATTCACAACGATTCAAGTGAAGATGTTAGGAAAGCTGAAGAAGTATTTATGAAAGATAAACATCTTACAGCTGTAGTTACTGTGTTTCATGATAATGACTTGTTAACAGGTGTCTCGCTTAAAACATTTTCAAGATTTAAAAAAGAGAAAATCGAAAAGAGTCTAAAGAAAAAACTAGAGCAATTATATCCGGAGTTAGATGTCACCGTGTCAGCCGATAGTAAGATATGGATGGAAGCGAACAAACTCATCAATTCGGATCATGAAAAAGACATGGGTGACAAAATTGATAAGCTGAAACTACTTTTAAAGGAAGAGACCTAATGGATGAAAAAAAGTATGCACAATTAGAACAACAAACTTCGCCGAAAAC
This genomic window contains:
- a CDS encoding CotY/CotZ family spore coat protein, which gives rise to MGCGRNDDVADVRRHDNCICEVVRAIRRIQDIRDDRDCDDCRTDCFLTPLGSLVSPSRQRANTRVFMLMNDEGDPFKAMFNQRRRRNNSNEQGNDCASCFSVFFRVQNVFDNCCATLQVLEPRDRQGNRVNLFKHGKLDFNAMCEVERFEATGSCVTVDLKCFCAIQCVRDVFIECDED